The following proteins come from a genomic window of Sorghum bicolor cultivar BTx623 chromosome 3, Sorghum_bicolor_NCBIv3, whole genome shotgun sequence:
- the LOC8078708 gene encoding uncharacterized protein LOC8078708 has protein sequence MSKQPVTPQAGGGEPSIGARGGDAAPPHPGPGRIRFVTEQSDGAGDTATARPQVRTERPGPRYKPVSRWRQEAAADEQAQVYGHYPLGGGREEPPAPKPTRRWGSRAGLGGAATSQAASHPAAAGGALPPRSSSLPSSGTAASPTGDIPDSSEEPPAPLLPRRGGLKTNKTIERVSTLQNEAAPSSERAPPAPLVPRRGGLKPNKTIERVSTLEPMPGGIGNPAPPLQAHGGVPQHPQQQKPGPRQDQQPEGAANAGGDYVPPKQSPSGTKNRAMLLTDRRRKEKNARKPLAFCFTLCCILFWLLVVCIGLAILVVYLLYHPKAPRIHVSTATLNAGYIDELPPPHMGKALNSDLYVLAAIYNPNTKVDVVLRYMQLDLYFQGRLIGTQAVWPPLYQKPGDSALRSVHLVVSEVVMTQEDAEVWKNVTTSGGLVEMHLQGKFYVQLNFGRWLPFRYTVRPICALWLDPPPAGALRRARCANR, from the coding sequence ATGAGCAAGCAGCCGGTGACACCGCAGGCGGGCGGCGGCGAGCCGTCCATCGGTGCTCGCGGAGGCGATGCGGCGCCGCCTCATCCGGGGCCCGGCCGCATTCGCTTTGTAACAGAGCAGAGCGACGGTGCCGGGGACACTGCCACTGCCCGGCCCCAGGTGCGCACAGAGCGCCCCGGGCCGAGGTACAAGCCTGTGTCTCGGTGGAGGCAAGAGGCGGCGGCCGATGAGCAGGCACAGGTGTACGGACATTACCCGCTCGGAGGCGGCCGGGAGGAACCGCCGGCGCCAAAACCAACGCGGCGCTGGGGTAGCCGTGCCGGGCTGGGAGGAGCTGCAACGTCGCAGGCGGCAAGTCACCCCGCAGCAGCGGGAGGGGCGCTGCCGCCGAGGAGCAGCAGCCTCCCTAGCTCCGGAACTGCTGCATCGCCGACCGGTGACATCCCCGACTCGTCGGAAGAACCGCCGGCACCGCTACTACCCCGGCGGGGTGGCCTGAAGACCAATAAGACCATCGAGCGCGTCAGCACGCTGCAGAACGAGGCGGCACCCTCGTCGGAACGAGCACCGCCGGCACCGCTAGTGCCCCGGCGCGGTGGCCTCAAGCCCAATAAGACCATCGAGCGCGTCAGCACGCTGGAGCCGATGCCGGGCGGGATTGGGAATCCAGCGCCGCCGCTGCAAGCGCATGGTGGTGTGCCTCAGCATCCGCAACAACAGAAGCCGGGGCCACGTCAGGATCAGCAGCCGGAGGGGGCGGCGAATGCCGGTGGTGACTATGTGCCGCCGAAGCAGTCGCCGTCCGGGACGAAGAACCGGGCGATGCTCCTGACGGataggaggaggaaggagaagaacgCGAGGAAGCCACTGGCGTTCTGCTTCACCTTGTGCTGCATCCTGTTCTGGCTTCTGGTGGTCTGCATCGGCCTCGCCATCCTGGTGGTGTACCTCCTGTACCACCCCAAGGCGCCCCGGATCCACGTGAGCACGGCCACCCTCAACGCCGGCTACATCGACGAGCTCCCGCCGCCGCACATGGGGAAGGCGCTCAACTCCGACCTCtacgtgctggcggccatctACAACCCAAACACCAAGGTCGACGTCGTCCTGCGCTACATGCAGCTGGACCTCTACTTCCAGGGGAGGCTGATCGGGACGCaggcggtgtggccgccgctgtACCAGAAGCCCGGCGACTCCGCGCTCCGGAGCGTGCACCTGGTGGTCAGCGAGGTGGTCATGACGCAGGAGGACGCCGAGGTGTGGAAGAACGTCACCACCAGCGGCGGCCTCGTGGAGATGCACCTCCAGGGCAAGTTCTACGTCCAGCTCAACTTCGGCCGCTGGCTACCGTTCAGGTACACGGTCAGGCCGATTTGCGCGCTCTGGCTCGACCCGCCGCCGGCGGGCGCCCTGCGCAGGGCGCGCTGTGCGAACCGCTAG
- the LOC8078709 gene encoding histone deacetylase HDT2, with protein MGIEMPQCGSTGVVVRPGETVKCDPGDSFCHISQIALQAGKGNEDVRIFMKVDGREFLIATLSDDKYPHHRTDLYLEKEFELLHSSKTRSISVIGNNFSNLEIKPDTSSKQGLTAIQSSTLEETMDAGKLQTGVGASDDDDSDEDYLDSEGGETSDDEDFSSNEDDEDSPKSAKDKNRPEEKTLKTPPEKKARMTTPGSGTGMRTGYVHVATPYPSKLVKKTPSIVERPKQPTGYACNSCSRTFNSYIALKTHCKVKKHKRSPHSSEMS; from the exons ATGGGGATCGAAATGCCGCAATGTGGTTCCACTG GAGTAGTAGTCAGACCTGGAGAAACTGTGAAGTGTGACCCAGGAGACTCCTTTTGTCATATTTCACAG ATAGCACTACAGGCTGGCAAGGGGAATGAGGATGTGAGGATATTTATGAAAGTTGATGGCAGAGAATTCTTGATCGCCACACTTTCAGATGACAAGTACCCTCACCATAGAACTGATTTGTATTTGGAGAAGGAGTTTGAGTTACTACACAGCTCAAAAACCAGAAGCATCTCTGTTATTGGCAACAACTTCAGCAATCTCGAGATAAa ACCTGACACTTCTAGCAAACAAG GGCTTACTGCTATTCAGTCATCTACCTTGGAGGAGACAATGGACGCTGGGAAACTGCAAACTGGTGTTGGTGCCTCTGATGATGATGACAGCGATGAAGACTATCTTGATTCAGAAGGGGGTGAaactagtgatgatgag GATTTCAGTTCAAATGAAGATGATGAAGACTCCCCAAAG AGTGCTAAGGATAAGAATAGGCCAGAAGAAAAAACCTTGAAGACACCACCAGAgaaaaaggccaggatgacaacACCAG GCAGTGGTACTGGTATGAGAACTGGCTATGTACATGTTGCCACCCCTTATCCATCCAAGCTGGTGAAGAAGACGCCTTCAATCGTTGAGAGGCCTAAGCAACCTACTGGATATGCCTGCAACTCGTGCAGCAG GACTTTCAATTCCTACATAGCTCTGAAAACTCATTGCAAGGTGAAGAAGCATAAACGTAGTCCTCACTCCTCAGAAATGAGCTGA
- the LOC8078710 gene encoding histone deacetylase HDT3 has protein sequence MEFWGKEVKPGATVSCEVGNDLVIHLSQAALGEPKKASENVIVSVKIDDKKLVLGTLSVEKHPQISCDLVFDKDFELSHNSKTASVFFCGYKSPVPQFESYSGEDSSDEELETDHQIPRNEISAAKVPVKGGIKVESSSSDDDDDDFTDSEMSDEDDSSDEDDVSTGDDSSDDSGSEEQTPTPKKTDVVVGKKRAIQAEAPSGKKAKSEQSAQKTGDKKVSTHSAKQSSKTPDKSTKTPTADKKSPKSGSHACKSCNKSFSSATGLESHQKAKKHEA, from the exons ATGGAGTTCTGGG GTAAAGAAGTAAAGCCAGGAGCCACGGTTTCTTGCGAAGTTGGTAATGATTTGGTTATCCACCTTTCACAG GCTGCACTGGGGGAACCAAAGAAAGCGAGTGAGAATGTCATTGTGTCTGTCAAAATCGACGATAAGAAATTAGTGCTTGGAACCTTATCGGTTGAGAAGCATCCTCAGATTTCATGTGATCTTGTCTTTGATAAAGATTTTGAGCTATCCCACAATTCAAAAACAGCTAGTGTTTTCTTCTGTGGCTACAAGTCTCCTGTTCCTCAGTTTGA GTCTTATTCTGGTGAAGACAGTTCGGATGAAGAGCTAGAAACTGACCACCAAATTCCAAGAAATG AAATTTCTGCGGCAAAGGTTCCAGTGAAGGGTGGTATAAAAGTTGAATCATCttccagtgatgatgatgatgatgatttcaCTGATAGTGAAATGTCTGATGAAGATGACTccagtgatgaagatgatgtgTCAACTggtgatgattctagtgatgattcTGGTTCGGAAGAACAGACTCCTACCCCAAAGAAG ACTGATGTAGTAGTTGGCAAGAAGAGAGCCATTCAAGCTGAGGCACCTTCTGGTAAGAAGGCAAAGTCTGAACAATCTGCTCAGAAAACAG GTGACAAGAAGGTCTCAACTCATTCTGCAAAGCAGTCTAGCAAGACTCCAGACAAATCTACAAAGACCCCCACAGCTGACAAGAAGTCCCCCAAATCTGGTAGCCATGCCTGCAAGTCATGCAACAA ATCTTTCAGCAGTGCGACAGGACTTGAGTCTCAtcagaaggcgaagaagcatgAAGCCTAG
- the LOC8056147 gene encoding endoribonuclease Dicer homolog 3a, with product MEAAAAADGGMNLLKRPSNSSPPEDETDKHKRQKRECQDFTPRRYQLDVYEVAMRQNTIAMLDTGAGKTMIAVMLIKHFGKISKANNDRKLIIFLAPTVQLVTQQCEVIKSYTDFEVEHYHGAKGVDQWKAHSWQQQFLKYQVMVMTPQVLLDALRQAFLILDMVSLMIFDECHHATGNHPYTRIMKEFYHGSEHKPNVFGMTASPIIRKGVSSDLDCENQLSELENILDSKIHAVVDREEIELCVPSAKEVNRYYEPRTVSFEDLSEELEILCSKYDGLIVQLHNRSTNQYKDADEITKESRRRLSKSLAKICYCLEDAGLLCASEATKICIERGQRKGWLKGGSDTTDQQSDPNGPILFAEISMLHMKFFQEVLDIIDKRLQQQQGIDALLNSESGCVEAAKMGYISPKLYELMRVFLSFSDSDNVRCLIFVDRKISARVIERTMKKIGRLSCFRVSFLTGGSSSVDALTPKMQKDTLDSFRSGKVNLLFTTDVAEEGIHIPDCSCVIRFDLPRTTRSYVQSRGRARQRDSQYILMIEKGNVKQSDLISRIMRSKTSMTEIASNREPEDSHRNFFPIEEINEYHISTTGAKITTDSSISVLNQYCDKLPKDKYYTPRPTFQFTHYGDGYECTVTLPSSAMFQLLVGPKARNMQKAKQLVCLDACKRLHQLGALDDHLSPSVEETPLEISSKSSISTSGAGLGTTKRKELHGTTKVLSMSGSWGSDKSVTKLQGYKLNFVCDQVDQKYCDFVLLIDTSIAKEAATLNIDLYLHDKMVKASVSPCGPLELDARQMEKTKLFQALLFNGLFGKLFIGSKASKTPREFILKKDDAFLWNKENMYLLLPVDSTQDSHKSVCINWSIVDIAATTVGLMRSIYSDGKHNLKDKLNHEKNDENFIRLANKSCKADDLKNMVVLAIHTGKIYTVLKVSDLCANSKFDGTSDKKEAKFQTFAEYFEKKYNIFLCHPLQPLLVLKPTHNPHNLLSSKNRDEGNVVENKNRANSLVHMPPELLIPLDLPVDVLRVFYLFPSLMHRLESLMLASQLRSEIAYTDSDISSFVILEAITTLRCCEDFSMERLELLGDSVLKYAVSAHLFMTFLNKHEGQLSSRRQETICNATLYRLGTERRIQGYIRDAAFDPRRWLAPGQLSSRPCPCECPVKSEVITEDIHRIDDKSIIIGKACDKGHRWICSKTISDCVEAIIGAYYVEGGLKAAFAVLKWLQIETLEEEQIMEALSSASVRNYLPKVDVVEFLEAKLGYTFQVKGLLIEALTHPSQQESGATYCYQRLEFLGDAVLDILITRHLFLSHKDTDEGELTDLRSASVNNENFAQVAVKHNLHQFLQHSSGFLQDQITEYVNSLEGSSMDRTSLLSSGPSRGPKVLGDIVESIAGAILIDSKLDLDLVWRVFKPLLSPIVTPENLELPPFRELNEWCDKNGYFIGIKCENRGDKTTAILSLQLKDLLLVRQGCGKNKIDAKAHAASLLLRDLEEKGLIIPKNASRVEQFEKNSGTRNHCNNLVDVMDTQNVAPPRQKELPVSSTAPGSVLDKPLVVKVKLSKGGPRVSLYESCKKLQWPMPMFEFVKVEPSVCSSSGDSSQKVAPQGYAFASTITLHIPNGDIISLTGDGRADKKSSQDSAALLMLYELQRRGRFQVQEV from the exons TGATTGCTGTCATGCTCATCAAGCATTTTGGGAAGATCAGCAAAGCAAATAATGATCGAAAGCTCATCATATTCCTTGCACCAACAGTTCAACTCGTCACACAG CAATGCGAGGTTATTAAGAGCTACACTGATTTTGAGGTGGAGCATTATCATGGTGcaaagggtgttgatcaatgGAAGGCTCATAGCTGGCAACAACAATTCTTAAAATATCAG GTTATGGTCATGACACCACAGGTGTTGCTAGATGCTTTACGCCAAGCTTTCTTGATCCTGGACATGGTTAGTCTCATGATATTTGATGAATGCCATCACGCAACTGGTAACCACCCATATACTAGGATAATGAAG GAGTTCTATCACGGATCAGAGCATAAACCAAATGTGTTCGGTATGACAGCCTCTCCTATCATAAGAAAAG GGGTCTCATCTGATTTGGATTGCGAAAATCAGCTATCTGAGCTGGAAAATATTTTAGATTCCAAG ATACACGCTGTGGTGGATAGAGAAGAGATAGAACTTTGTGTTCCTTCCGCAAAAGAAGTGAACAGATACTATGAGCCGAGAACTGTTTCTTTTGAAGATTTAAGTGAAGAACTGGAAATTTTGTGTTCCAAG TATGATGGGCTGATCGTACAATTGCATAACAGATCGACCAATCAGTACAAAGATGCTGATGAAATAACAAAAGAATCACGGAGACGTCTCTCAAAATCTTTAGCAAAGATTTGCTATTGCCTTGAAGATGCCGGTCTTCTTTGTGCTAGTGAG GCCACTAAAATCTGCATTGAAAGAGGGCAGAGAAAAGGTTGGCTGAAGGGGGGCAGTGACACCACTGATCAGCAAAGTGATCCAAATGGACCAATCCTATTTGCAGAAATTTCAATGCTTCATATGAAGTTCTTTCAGGAAGTGTTGGATATAATTGACAAACGCCTCCAACAGCAACAAG GAATTGATGCCCTTCTGAACTCAGAGAGTGGATGTGTGGAAGCAGCAAAGATGGGCTATATTTCACCAAAGCTCTATGAGCTCATGCGAGTATTTCTTTCTTTCAG TGACTCTGATAACGTCCGATGCCTTATTTTTGTGGACCGAAAGATTAGTGCTAGAGTCATTGAGCGGACAATGAAGAAAATAGGCCGACTCTCCTGTTTCAGAGTCTCTTTTCTAACTGGAGGGAGTTCTTCAGTGGATGCACTCACCCCTAAAATGCAAAAGGATACGCTGGATTCATTCCGCTCTGGAAAG GTCAACTTACTGTTTACTACAGATGTTGCAGAAGAGGGTATACATATTCCAGACTGCTCGTGTGTAATAAGATTTGATTTGCCAAGGACTACCCGCAGCTATGTGCAATCACGTGGACGAGCACGACAGCGGGACTCTCAGTACATACTAATGATTGAAAA GGGGAATGTGAAACAAAGTGATTTAATATCTAGGATTATGAGAAGTAAGACCTCGATGACTGAGATTGCTTCAAACCGAGAGCCTGAGGATTCACACCGCAATTTCTTCCCCATTGAAGAAATAAATGAATACCATATAAGCACAACAGGAGCCAAAATAACTACTGATTCTAGCATCAGTGTTCTCAACCAGTACTGTGACAAGCTCCCGAAGGACAA GTACTACACCCCAAGACCCACGTTTCAGTTCACCCATTATGGTGATGGTTATGAGTGTACTGTAACACTACCATCCAGTGCCATGTTTCAACTTTTGGTAGGTCCAAAAGCAAGAAATATGCAGAAAGCAAAGCAGCTTGTTTGCCTTGATGCATGTAAGAGGCTGCATCAGCTCGGAGCACTTGATGACCATCTTTCTCCATCAGTTGAAGAGACGCCTCTGGAAATTTCAAGCAAGTCTAGTATCTCAACATCTGGTGCAGGTTTAG GTACAACCAAACGGAAAGAGCTACATGGTACAACCAAAGTTCTTTCTATGTCTGGCTCTTGGGGTTCAGATAAAAGTGTGACTAAACTTCAAGGCTACAAGTTAAATTTTGTTTGTGATCAAGTTGATCAAAAATACTGTGACTTTGTCCTTCTAATTGATACAAGTATAGCAAAAGAAGCTGCTACTTTAAATATTGATTTatatttgcatgacaagatggtaAAAGCTTCGGTTTCTCCTTGTGGACCTCTTGAGTTGGATGCTCGACAG ATGGAAAAAACAAAATTGTTTCAAGCACTTCTATTTAACGGTTTGTTTGGAAAACTGTTTATTGGATCAAAAGCATCAAAAACCCCAAGGGAGTTCATTCTCAAGAAAGATGATGCATTTCTTTGGAATAAAGAAAATATGTATTTGCTATTACCTGTGGATTCTACTCAGGATTCTCATAAAAGTGTTTGCATCAACTGGAGTATAGTTGATATAGCGGCTACAACTGTTGGACTCATGAGAAGCATTTATTCAGATGGCAAACATAACCTAAAGGATAAACTTAATCATGAAAAAAATGACGAAAATTTTATTCGTTTGGCCAACAAGTCATGCAAAGCTGATGATCTTAAAAATATGGTGGTTTTAGCAATTCATACTGGAAAGATATATACTGTTCTTAAGGTATCTGATTTATGTGCTAATAGTAAATttgatggtacatctgacaagaaagaagcaaaattcCAGACATTTGCAGAATATTTTGAGAAGAA GTATAATATATTTCTTTGTCATCCTTTACAACCATTGCTAGTGTTGAAACCCACCCATAATCCTCACAATCTTCTTTCCTCAAAGAATAGAGATGAAG GCAATGTTGTGGAAAATAAAAATAGGGCAAATAGCCTTGTTcacatgcctccagagttgctgATTCCCCTTGATTTACCTGTTGATGTTTTGAGAGTATTCTATTTGTTTCCATCTCTGATGCATCGTCTTGAATCACTAATGCTAGCCAGCCAACTAAGAAGTGAAATTGCATACACAGATTCTGATATATCGAGCTTCGTG ATTTTGGAAGCTATTACAACACTTAGATGCTGCGAGGACTTCTCAATGGAGCGTTTAGAGTTATTGGGGGACTCTGTTCTTAAGTATGCAGTGAGTGCCCATCTTTTCATGACATTTCTTAATAAGCATGAGGGGCAGTTATCGTCCAGAAGGCAAGAAACTATATGTAATGCCACACTTTATAGACTTGGTACTGAACGCAGAATACAG GGTTATATACGTGATGCTGCATTTGATCCTCGTCGATGGCTTGCTCCTGGACAGCTGTCCAGCCGTCCCTGTCCTTGTGAATGCCCAGTAAAATCTGAGGTTATAACTGAGGATATTCACAGAATTGATGACAAATCTATAATTATAGGCAAGGCGTGTGACAAGGGACACAGATGGATATGTTCTAAAACCATCTCTGATTGTGTTGAGGCTATAATTGGGGCCTATTATGTGGAAGGGGGATTAAAAGCAGCTTTTGCTGTTCTCAAATGGTTGCAGATTGAGACACTTGAGGAAGAGCAAATTATGGAAGCCCTATCAAGTGCTTCAGTGCGAAATTATCTTCCAAAAGTTGATGTAGTTGAATTTCTTGAAGCAAAACTAGGCTACACCTTTCAAGTGAAAGGTTTGCTAATAGAGGCTCTCACCCACCCATCACAGCAAGAATCTGGAGCAACATACTGCTACCAG CGCTTGGAATTCCTTGGTGATGCAGTCTTAGATATTTTAATAACTCGCCATTTATTCCTTAGTCATAAAGACACAGATGAGGGGGAGCTGACAGATTTACGGTCTGCATCAGTAAATAATGAGAATTTTGCACAAGTTGCGGTAAAGCACAATCTCCATCAGTTTCTACAACATTCTTCTGGGTTCCTACAAGACCAAATTACTGAATATGTGAATAGTCTGGAAGGTTCATCCATGGACAGAACCAGCCTTTTATCCAGTGGGCCATCTAGGGGGCCAAAA GTTCTAGGTGATATTGTAGAAAGTATTGCAGGTGCTATTCTTATTGACAGCAAACTTGATCTGGATTTAGTCTGGCGGGTTTTCAAACCTCTTCTTTCCCCAATTGTCACACCTGAGAATTTGGAGTTACCCCCATTCAGAGAACTTAATGAGTGGTGTGACAAGAATGGGTACTTTATTGGAATTAAATGTGAAAATCGAGGAGACAAAACAACGGCTATTCTTAGCTTACAACTCAAGGACTTGCTTCTGGTGAGGCAAGGTTGTGGGAAGAACAAAATAGATGCAAAAGCACATGCAGCTTCCTTATTGCTCAGGGATCTAGAG GAAAAAGGACTTATAATTCCAAAGAATGCAAGCAGAGTGGAACAATTTGAAAAGAATTCTGGTACTAGAAACCATTGCAACAACTTGGTTGATGTTATGGACACACAAAATGTAGCACCACCTAGGCAAAAGGAACTACCGGTGTCAAGTACCGCTCCTGGCTCTGTTCTTGATAAACCAT TGGTTGTGAAGGTTAAGTTGAGTAAAGGAGGACCTCGTGTATCGTTGTATGAGTCGTGTAAAAAGCTTCAGTGGCCAATGcctatgtttgaatttgtgaAAGTCGAGCCAAG TGTGTGCTCCTCTTCCGGTGATTCTTCACAAAAGGTTGCACCCCAAGGATATGCATTTGCTTCAACAATAACATTGCATATACCGAACGGCGATATCATCAGCCTCACAGGAGACGGACGTGCGGATAAGAAGAGCTCACAGGATTCTGCTGCGCTGCTCATGCTCTATGAGCTGCAGCGGCGAGGTAGATTCCAAGTCCAAGAAGTATGA